In one Yarrowia lipolytica chromosome 1A, complete sequence genomic region, the following are encoded:
- a CDS encoding uncharacterized protein (Compare to YALI0A14498g, similar to uniprot|Q03677 Saccharomyces cerevisiae YMR009w, similar to Saccharomyces cerevisiae ADI1 (YMR009W); ancestral locus Anc_7.113) yields the protein MKFYYHDNDSSVDQCAPHDSGEPVTAEQLEKIGVLAFHYPDVEDVNRLAKERKYTNRDEVTITPEAMGGQENYEKKLKVFYEEHLHEDEEIRYILDGEGYFDVRDKDDRWIRAQLNAGDLLILPSGIYHRFTLSEKNYVHTMRLFQAEPKWVALPRPVDNNPYRQEYVKAISA from the coding sequence ATGAAGTTCTACTACCACGACAACGACTCCAGCGTCGACCAGTGTGCGCCCCACGACTCGGGCGAGCCCGTGACGGcggagcagctggagaaaATCGGCGTTCTGGCGTTCCACTACCCCGATGTTGAGGACGTGAACCgtctggccaaggagcgaaAGTACACAAACCGAGACGAGGTGACCATCACTCCAGAGGCGATGGGCGGCCAGGAAAACtacgagaagaagctcaaggtcTTCTACGAGGAGCATCTGcacgaggacgaggagattcGGTACATTTTGGACGGCGAGGGATACTTTGACGTTCGAGACAAGGACGACCGATGGATTCGGGCCCAGCTCAATGCCGGCGACCTGCTGATTCTGCCCAGCGGCATCTACCATCGGTTCACTTTGTCTGAGAAGAACTATGTCCACACCATGCGATTGTTTCAGGCCGAGCCCAAGTGGGTCGCTTTGCCCCGACCTGTGGACAACAATCCTTATCGACAGGAGTACGTCAAGGCCATTTCTGCTTAG
- a CDS encoding uncharacterized protein (Compare to YALI0A14520g, no similarity), whose translation MTAFPESCQPPRDGLPREPLLWMVFGSRDEITPHLVSTCLVKGDRVFVVEWTETGDTRPEINISTVTLNGLPGPIIEARASIPMAVFPGGGENIVNELLNRCMVIFGILPQVVVNLEEHGLVGPGESQHEHELRSTFSHNFGRVFIVCRAILAAWKNRNCTDKRVIINKTGTLGILGAPGLGALCASQFAIDGFSETLALENEGFANVVILESSMLHERGRNPVAALVDSDMGSPIIASSPMSHHSALVGSPLNNHSPTSNQTPLNPQHSPVMNNMTPVHHSQTPMSQRSPMSQHSPLTRSETPLTSLLQPPLPAVEERQLPAAYADSAAIYGLLIAQQLREKRPIPPHVTYVPCTKPRVEDEPVVPKKRKAEEPPPAVPRDSTEVSFVDLVAATVWEAAHCANPPLRLCLGRQAVKLHKEKLRLNVEEIEDWKYLYGHWED comes from the coding sequence ATGACGGCCTTCCCCGAATCGTGCCAACCGCCACGTGACGGATTGCCACGTGAGCCGCTGCTGTGGATGGTGtttgggtcacgtgacgagaTCACGCCGCACCTGGTGAGCACATGTCTTGTCAAGGGCGATCGGGTTTTTGTGGTGGAGTGGACCGAGACTGGCGATACCCGTCCTGAGATCAACATTTCGACTGTCACTTTGAATGGGTTACCCGGTCCTATTATTGAGGCGCGTGCCTCGATTCCCATGGCCGTTTTCCCCGGAGGAGGCGAGAACATTGTCaatgagctgctcaaccGATGTATGGTGATTTTTGGAATTCTGCCGCAGGTTGTCGTCAACTTGGAGGAGCACGGATTGGTGGGGCCTGGCGAATCGCAGCATGAGCACGAGCTGCGCTCTACCTTTTCGCACAACTTTGGGCGGGTATTCATCGTTTGCAGGGCGATTTTAGCGGCTTGGAAAAACCGAAACTGCACAGACAAACGAGTGATCATCAACAAGACGGGAACTCTGGGTATTCTGGGCGCCCCGGGCCTGGGAGCCTTGTGTGCGTCTCAGTTTGCCATTGACGGCTTCTCCGAGACCCTGGCTCTGGAAAATGAAGGGTTCGCTAATGTGGTCATTTTGGAATCTTCAATGCTGCATGAACGGGGTCGAAATCCCGTGGCGGCGCTGGTGGACAGCGATATGGGAAGCCCGATAATTGCAAGCAGCCCGATGAGCCAtcactcggccttggtcGGAAGTCCGCTGAACAACCATTCTCCCACGAGCAACCAGACCCCCCTCAACCCCCAGCATTCGCCCGTCATGAACAACATGACGCCCGTGCACCATTCACAGACACCAATGAGTCAACGCAGCCCCATGAGTCAACATAGTCCTTTGACGCGTTCAGAAACGCCCCTAACGTCGCTGTTGCAACCCCCGTTGCCGGCAGTGGAAGAACGGCAGTTGCCAGCCGCATACGCGGACTCGGCAGCCATATACGGGCTTCTTAttgcccagcagctgcGCGAAAAACGACCCATTCCacctcacgtgacgtaTGTGCCCTGCACCAAGCCGCGTGTTGAAGACGAGCCTGTGGTTCCCAAGAAGCGCAAAGCGGAGGAACCGCCTCCGGCAGTGCCCAGAGATAGCACCGAGGTTTCTTTTGTTGATCTGGTGGCCGCGACCGTTTGGGAGGCTGCTCATTGTGCCAATCCTCCTCTTCGGTTGTGTTTGGGAAGACAGGCGGTCAAGCTacacaaggagaagctaCGACTCAATGTGGAAGAGATTGAGGACTGGAAGTATCTGTATGGACATTGGGAAGATTGA